A section of the Macadamia integrifolia cultivar HAES 741 chromosome 9, SCU_Mint_v3, whole genome shotgun sequence genome encodes:
- the LOC122088789 gene encoding COP9 signalosome complex subunit 6a-like: MFKVGLAPAYRVNCPNRVATVRVEQGIPTELLTLIKSPLCSALDAVIVSATIYRSLSKRNETGGDVVAQGNNSPMASSSSSGLTFKLHPLVIVNISDHYTRVKSQTHFADAKPNGGASPSHPSPPPRVFGCVIGVQRGRTVEIFNSFELLCDPSTDSLDRPFLEKKQELYKKVFPNFYILGWYSTGNDAQESDMSIHKAVSSRIFLF; the protein is encoded by the exons ATGTTCAAAGTTGGGCTAGCGCCAGCATACCGAGTCAATTGCCCGAACCGAGTTGCAACAGTCCGTGTAGAGCAGGGCATCCCAACAGAGCTCCTCACGCTCATTAAGAGCCCGCTGTGCTCTGCTTTAGACGCAGTGATCGTCTCTGCTACAATCTATCGTTCTCTCTCTAAAAGGAACGAAACTGGTGGAGACGTTGTAGCACAGGGTAACAATTCCCCCATGGCATCTTCATCGAGCAGCGGACTCACCTTCAAGCTCCATCCTCTGGTGATCGTCAACATCTCCGATCACTACACTCGAGTAAAGTCTCAAACACACTTTGCTGATGCCAAGCCCAATGGAGGCGCATCGCCGTCGCATCCATCTCCACCTCCTAGGGTTTTCGGGTGCGTCATCGGCGTTCAGAGAGGACGAACGGTTGAAATCTTTAATAGTTTCGAGCTCCTTTGTGACCCATCAACCGATTCACTTGACCGTCCATTCCTCGAGAAGAAACAAGAACTAT ATAAAAAGGTTTTCCCCAATTTCTACATTCTCGGCTGGTACTCGACGGGGAATGATGCGCAGGAATCGGACATGAGCATTCACAAAGCTGTGAGTTCtagaatctttttattttag
- the LOC122088791 gene encoding ribonuclease III domain-containing protein RNC1, chloroplastic: MGFQILSSVSLPKDSVTVFLPAVDISSTFRHLSKPVSASSSDLSFSSSFSAFSIQTHLKYCKLREPKSRDFRIFSVAVDPQELPRSSPQRLLRELAERKKVISPKKKVPPRRFILKPPLDDSRLAERFLNSPQLSLKAFPLLSSCLPTSRLNNADKTWIDEYLLEAKQALGYPLEPSDRFDDDNPAKQFDTLLYLAFQHPSCERTKARHVRSGHSRLLFLGQYVLELALAEFFLQRYPRESPGPMRERVFGLIGKRNLPKWVKAARLQNLIFPFDEMDKLIRKEREPPVKSVFWALFGAIYLCFGMPEVYRVLFEVLGMDPEDESCQPKLRRQLEDIDYVSVEFENRKLSWQDVASYKPPEDALFAHPRLFRACVPPGMHRFRGNIWDFDSRPKVMQALGYPLQMTDRIPEITEARNIELGLGLQLCFLHPSKYKYGHPRFCFERLEYVGQKIQDLVMAEKLLMKHLDAPGRWLQERHRRLLLNKCCGKYLREKYLHNVIIYGEQVQDSYEHNRRLRNPATTAVQQAIHGLSYTVYGKPDVRRLMFEVFDFEQIQPKAV, encoded by the exons ATGGGTTTTCAAATTCTCAGTTCCGTATCACTGCCGAAGGATTCTGTAACTGTGTTCCTTCCGGCGGTGGACATTTCTTCCACTTTCAGACATCTTTCTAAACCAGTATCTGCTTCTTCGTCtgatctctctttttcttcctcattctcTGCTTTTTCTATCCAAACCCACCTCAAATATTGTAAATTAAGAGAACCCAAGTCGCGGGATTTCCGTATTTTTTCTGTAGCTGTCGATCCTCAAGAGCTTCCCAGAAGCAGCCCTCAGAGGCTTCTTAGAGAGCTTGCAGAGCGTAAAAAGGTCATCTCTCCGAAGAAAAAGGTCCCTCCGAGGAGATTCATTCTCAAACCCCCTTTAGATGACTCCAGATTGGCCGAAAGATTCCTCAATAGCCCTCAGTTGTCACTCAAAGCGTTCCCTCTGTTGAGCTCTTGCTTGCCTACTTCTCGGCTCAACAATGCCGACAAGACGTGGATTGATGAGTACCTGCTTGAAGCCAAGCAAGCTCTGGGTTACCCCCTCGAGCCCTCTGATCGATTTGACGACGACAATCCGGCGAAACAGTTCGATACTTTGTTGTACTTGGCTTTCCAGCACCCTTCGTGCGAGAGAACGAAAGCTAGACATGTCCGGTCGGGCCATTCGAGGTTGTTGTTTCTAGGGCAATACGTGCTTGAGCTGGCATTGGCTGAGTTCTTCTTGCAGAGGTACCCGAGAGAGTCGCCGGgtccaatgagagagagagtgtttggTTTGATTGGGAAGCGAAATCTACCCAAGTGGGTTAAAGCTGCCAGGTTGCAGAATTTGATCTTTCCGTTTGATGAGATGGATAAGTTGATTCGGAAGGAGAGAGAGCCTCCCGTGAA GTCTGTCTTCTGGGCTTTGTTTGGGGCAATATATCTCTGTTTTGGCATGCCAGAAGTATATCGTGTTCTTTTTGAGGTACTTGGAATGGATCCTGAAGATGAGAGCTGCCAGCCAAAATTAAGGAGACAACTTGAAgacattgattatgtttctgtGGAATTTGAAAACAGAAAGCTCAGTTGGCAAGATGTTGCTTCCTATAAG CCTCCAGAAGATGCACTTTTTGCACACCCAAGGCTTTTCAGGGCATGTGTTCCACCAGGCATGCATCGGTTCCGAGGGAAtatttgggattttgatagcAGGCCCAAAGTTATGCAAGCCCTGGGATATCCTTTGCAAATGACTGACAGGATTCCGGAAATAACCGAGGCCAGGAACATTGAACTTGGACTTGGGCTTCAG CTGTGTTTCTTGCACCCATCAAAATACAAGTACGGACATCCTCGGTTTTGCTTTGAGCGACTGGAGTATGTCGGCCAAAAGATCCAA GATCTTGTGATGGCTGAGAAGTTGCTCATGAAACATCTTGATGCTCCTGGAAGATGGTTACAGGAAAGGCACCGACGTCTTCTGCTCAACAAGTGCTGTGGAAAGTACTTGAGGGAGAAGTATCTCCACAACGTCATCATCTATGGTGAGCAAGTCCAGGATTCATATGAACACAACAGAAGACTCAGGAACCCAGCCACAACTGCAGTTCAACAAGCCATCCATGGGCTCTCGTACACTGTATATGGGAAGCCAGATGTGAGGCGCCTTATGTTTGAGGTGTTTGATTTTGAGCAGATTCAACCTAAAGCAGTATGA